In Macadamia integrifolia cultivar HAES 741 chromosome 1, SCU_Mint_v3, whole genome shotgun sequence, a single window of DNA contains:
- the LOC122083984 gene encoding MATH domain and coiled-coil domain-containing protein At3g58360-like, producing MYKIPRPIQKITVSESWREDPPAHFSWKISSFLRFFDLDMEEHYSGFFMVGGYKWRLCLHPKGNENESGESYISLYLEMMKPTSSTDWEVHAKFKLFVFDQKNGYYRTLEETQQRLFHAMKNKWGFGQFMSLATLKEPSNGFLIKGTCVFGAEVVVQNERIATLTESLQLLPRQEYGESTLVIRISSDVSGSSWSGSPFFVGGYQWRMMVQGQPKGVKGGYLSVFLELYEASSLPSDRKVYANYILRVVDQKASGNDICHRASEQFSAESGKWGNDALMHVSNIKDPTKGFLVSDLCKLRAEVTVLGLVI from the exons ATGTATAAGATTCCTAGGCCGATCCAAAAAATAACAGTTTCAGAATCATGGAGGGAAGATCCACCAGCGCATTTCAGCTGGAAGATCTCAAGCTTTTTGCGATTTTTCGATCTTGATATGGAGGAACATTACTCTGGTTTCTTCATGGTTGGTGGCTACAAAtg GAGACTATGCTTGCATCCAAAGGGTAACGAGAATGAAAGTGGTGAAAGTTACATCTCTCTCTACTTGGAGATGATGAAACCAACATCTTCAACTGATTGGGAGGTTCATGCAAAGTTCAAGTTATTCGTATTCGACCAGAAGAATGGCTATTACCGCACTCTCGAAG AAACCCAGCAGAGACTATTTCATGCAATGAAGAACAAATGGGGTTTTGGGCAATTCATGTCCTTGGCTACTCTCAAAGAGCCTTCAAATGGATTCCTTATCAAAGGGACTTGTGTATTTGGAGCAGAGGTAGTAGTCCAGAATGAAAGAATAGCTACCCTCACAGAATCTCTACAACTACTGCCACGGCAAGAATATGGAGAATCAACATTGGTAATTAGAATTTCTTCAGATGTGAGTGGAAGCTCTTGGTCTGGCTCACCTTTTTTTGTGGGTGGTTATCAATG GAGAATGATGGTCCAAGGCCAACCTAAAGGGGTAAAAGGGGGCTACCTCTCTGTATTTCTAGAATTGTATGAggcttcctctcttccatcagATAGGAAGGTGTATGCCAACTACATACTAAGGGTGGTGGATCAGAAGGCATCCGGCAATGACATATGCCATAGAG ccTCAGAACAATTCTCTGCCGAGTCTGGTAAATGGGGTAACGATGCTCTAATGCATGTCTCCAATATCAAGGACCCAACAAAAGGTTTCTTAGTCAGTGACCTCTGCAAACTCAGAGCTGAAGTTACTGTACTTGGCTTAGTTATATAG
- the LOC122075652 gene encoding uncharacterized protein LOC122075652: MMLGVSLPSRSWNFRPENWGQRALSLIGNLFFTVFVFGVLIFTIIAATYQPEDPLFHPSTKINNFLESVSNATFESDETVLKTGEDFMPSNQTAFATFINITDVPVAIENPLDSDCKGESDKPIDCTDREIFNLLMKASIEHFTDVHFYRFGKPVHGSNESTCDMAWRFRPNHGKTVAFYKDYRRYVISRSGNCNYTVIGIGDYHSGVNAKRRKNNQIEGFEKRPMNVAEIQTSLPVVGEEINDSLPMVESESSFSRGKYLIYSGGGERCKSMSHYLWGLLCALGEARYLNRTMVMDLTICLNSMHTSSHQNEEGKDFRFYFDFEHLKNSASVMEQNQFWSDWGKWQIKDGLRLLLVEDYSVTPMKLAKIQDTVIMRKFGNVKPDNYWYRVCEGETESVIQRPWDLAWKSRRLMAIATEIASRLDWDFDSVHVVRGEKAKNKELWPNLAADTSPEALISSLKEKIDNGRKVFIATNEPNTSFFDPLKDKYSIHFLNDYKDLWDENSEWYAETKKLNNGVPVEFDGYMRVSVDTEVFLRGKTQIETFNDLTGDCKDGINTCRAST, translated from the coding sequence ATGATGTTGGGTGTCTCGTTACCCTCCAGATCCTGGAATTTCCGGCCAGAGAACTGGGGACAGAGGGCTCTTTCTCTGATTGGAAACCTCTTTTTCACAGTCTTTGTATTTGGGGTCTTGATATTCACTATCATTGCTGCCACTTACCAACCTGAGGATCCTCTGTTCCATCCATCAACCAAAATAAACAACTTCCTCGAATCAGTTTCCAATGCCACCTTTGAATCCGATGAAACTGTTCTCAAGACTGGTGAGGATTTCATGCCTTCTAACCAAACTGCATTTGCCACTTTCATCAACATCACTGATGTTCCTGTCGCCATTGAAAACCCACTTGATTCTGATTGTAAGGGTGAAAGTGATAAACCAATTGATTGTACAGATAGAGAAATCTTTAATCTGCTGATGAAAGCATCCATAGAACATTTCACGGATGTCCACTTCTATCGTTTTGGGAAACCTGTCCATGGATCGAATGAGAGTACGTGTGATATGGCATGGAGATTTAGACCTAACCATGGAAAAACTGTTGCTTTTTATAAGGACTACCGTAGGTATGTGATTTCTAGGTCTGGAAACTGCAATTACACTGTGATTGGGATTGGAGATTACCATTCTGGTGTGAATGCtaagagaaggaagaataaTCAAATAGAGGGGTTCGAGAAGAGGCCAATGAATGTTGCAGAGattcaaacttctttgcctgTGGTTGGAGAAGAAATTAATGATAGCCTTCCCATGGTTGAATCTGAGAGTTCCTTTAGTCGTGGCAAGTACTTGATTTACAGTGGTGGTGGAGAAAGATGCAAGAGCATGAGCCATTACCTCTGGGGCTTGTTGTGTGCTTTGGGTGAAGCTCGATATTTGAATCGCACTATGGTTATGGATTTAACTATATGTTTGAATTCAATGCACACTTCTTCTCATCAgaatgaagaagggaaagatTTCAGGTTTTACTTTGATTTTGAGCATTTGAAGAATTCCGCATCTGTAATGGAACAGAATCAATTCTGGTCAGATTGGGGGAAATGGCAGATTAAAGATGGTTTGCGTCTTCTCCTTGTGGAGGATTATAGTGTCACACCAATGAAGCTTGCCAAGATACAGGACACTGTGATTATGAGGAAGTTTGGAAACGTTAAGCCAGATAATTACTGGTACAGAGTTTGCGAAGGAGAGACAGAGTCTGTTATTCAACGTCCATGGGACCTCGCCTGGAAATCTAGACGGTTAATGGCCATAGCAACTGAGATCGCCTCAAGGTTGGATTGGGATTTCGATTCTGTTCATGTTGTGAGAGGTGAGAAGGCAAAGAATAAGGAACTCTGGCCAAATTTAGCGGCTGATACTTCACCTGAAGCCCTTATTTCATCTCTGAAGGAGAAGATTGACAATGGAAGGAAAGTTTTTATTGCCACTAATGAGCCTAATACATCTTTTTTCGATCCTTTGAAGGACAAGTACTCAATTCATTTCCTTAACGATTATAAGGACCTTTGGGATGAGAACAGCGAGTGGTATGCAGAGACCAAAAAACTTAACAATGGAGTTCCAGTTGAATTTGATGGTTACATGAGGGTATCAGTTGACACTGAGGTATTTTTGAGGGGGAAGACGCAGATCGAAACTTTCAATGACCTGACAGGTGACTGCAAAGATGGGATCAATACCTGCCGTGCATCCACTTGA
- the LOC122065799 gene encoding subtilisin-like protease SBT3.8: MQLGMAKGAFRKKIGNEDYERQKHVVDLIRGTDAWKRSGGRDHVFVLTGMSYSFPFWDKSAVVKLSLPKSLVGKWVSPQVASFSSRGPSSLSPAVLKPDIAAPGVNILAAYPHGYAFMSGTSMACPHVSGVAALIKSLHKDWSPAAIRSAIVTTALTIGTNGQSIMAQGDTRKRADPFDMGGGSINLKKVADSGLIYDIKIENYIQFLCSMGYTNKEITILDGREVSCLKNKYSQLDLNLPSISIPNLRNTVTVTRIVTNVGSINSFYRALVESPHGVRVKVEPQTLSFNSSITKLSFKVTFSSTQKLLGDCSFGSLTWTDGQHLVRIPLAVRVVKYESFVDT, from the exons ATGCAATTGGGTATGGCGAAGGGGGCgttcagaaaaaaaattggcaatGAGGATTATGAGAGGCAGAAGCATGTGGTGGACTTGATTCGTGGTACTGATGCTTGGAAACGGTCTGGTGGCAGGGATCACGTCTTTGTGTTGACGGGTATGTCTTATTCTTTTCCATTCTG GGACAAGTCTGCAGTTGTGAAACTCAGTCTGCCAAAGTCTCTAGTTGGAAAATGGGTATCCCCACAAGTGGCCTCTTTCTCATCTAGAGGACCAAGTTCTTTGTCACCTGCTGTGTTAAAG CCTGATATAGCAGCACCTGGAGTGAACATCTTAGCTGCATATCCACATGGATATGCATTTATGTCTGGAACTTCAATGGCTTGCCCTCATGTTTCTGGAGTGGCTGCCCTCATCAAGTCTTTGCACAAAGATTGGTCACCTGCTGCCATAAGATCAGCAATTGTGACTACTG CCTTAACAATTGGCACAAATGGACAGTCAATAATGGCACAGGGAGATACTCGCAAACGAGCTGACCCTTTCGACATGGGTGGAGGGAGTATCAATCTCAAGAAAGTGGCAGATTCAGGGCTCATTTATGATATTAAAATAGAGAACTACATTCAATTCCTCTGTTCCATGGGCTACACCAATAAAGAGATTACCATCTTAGATGGAAGAGAAGTATCTTGTTTGAAAAATAAGTATTCTCAGTTAGATCTAAATCTCCCCTCTATCTCCATCCCAAACCTTAGAAATACCGTAACAGTCACCAGGATTGTGACAAATGTGGGGTCTATTAATTCATTCTATAGAGCTTTGGTAGAATCTCCTCATGGTGTGAGAGTGAAAGTTGAGCCACAAACACTATCCTTCAATTCATCCATCACCAAGCTTTCATTCAAAGTGACATTTAGTTCTACTCAGAAGTTGCTTGGGGATTGCTCATTTGGAAGCTTGACTTGGACTGATGGCCAACATTTGGTTAGGATTCCATTGGCAGTTCGTGTTGTTAAGTATGAATCTTTTGTGGACACATAA
- the LOC122065901 gene encoding subtilisin-like protease SBT3.10, with translation MGQKQHEKPETTVKSHHDILATLLGSKEAAKNSILYSYKHGFSGFAATLTDSQAKAVADMPGVVRVFPNRIHKLQTTRSWDFLGLNPHDKYQNNLLSKANMGEGTIIGVIDSGIWPESKSFNDDNMGPIPSHWKGICQTGADHSFKCNKNNKKLIGARWFLRGLEKTLGKPLKTTDDDEFDEYLSPRDKIGHGTHCASTAAGCFVGNVSFNGLGTGLARGGAPLAHLAIYKVCWYKMGCTDADGLKAFDMAIHDGVDILSVSIASTELLPLDEYFKDGFAVGAFHAVAKGITVVFAAGNEGPHSYTVKNPAPWIIDVAATTIDRAFPTKITLGNNQTFLGQSQSSLKHRGFVGMVYSGDLAKDDKNAVNAIFCNEGSLNKTLVKGKTVKKAGGVGLIYTQPHNELIYPCDDIPCIKVDYEIGTRIVSYIRRTRDKSAVVKLSLPKSLVGKWVSPRVASFSSRGRSSLSPAVLKPDIAAPGVNILAAYPHGYAFMSGTSMACPHVSGVAALIKSLHKDWSPAAIRSAIVTTASTIGTNGQPTMAQGDTRKRADPFDMGGGSINLKKVADPGLIYDIKIENYIQFLCSMGYTNKEITILDGREVPCLKNKYSQLDLNLPSISIPNLRNTVTVTRTVTNVESINSFYRALVESPHGVKVKVEPQTLSFNSSITKLSFKVTFSSTQKLLGD, from the exons CAAAGAAGCGGCCAAGAATTCGATTCTCTACAGCTATAAGCATGGCTTCTCTGGGTTTGCAGCTACTCTCACCGACTCCCAAGCAAAAGCAGTTGCAG ATATGCCGGGTGTTGTTCGTGTATTCCCTAATCGCATTCATAAACTCCAAACTACCCGAAGCTGGGATTTTCTAGGACTCAATCCACATGATAAGTATCAAAATAACCTTTTGTCTAAAGCCAATATGGGTGAAGGGACTATTATTGGTGTTATAGACTCAGGAATCTGGCCAGAGTCAAAAAGCTTCAACGATGATAACATGGGTCCAATTCCATCCCATTGGAAAGGAATTTGCCAAACTGGAGCTGATCATTCTTTCAAATGCAATAAGAATAATAAGAAACTCATTGGTGCTCGTTGGTTCTTAAGAGGCTTAGAGAAGACTCTGGGGAAGCCCTTGAAAACcactgatgatgatgagtttgatgAGTATTTATCCCCAAGGGACAAAATTGGTCATGGAACTCACTGTGCTTCCACAGCTGCTGGTTGTTTTGTAGGAAATGTAAGCTTTAATGGACTAGGTACTGGTTTAGCTAGAGGTGGTGCACCTCTTGCTCACCTAGCAATCTACAAAGTTTGTTGGTATAAAATGGGATGTACAGATGCAGATGGACTAAAAGCATTTGACATGGCTATACATGATGGAGTAGATATTTTATCTGTGTCTATAGCGTCGACTGAACTACTGCCTCTGGATGAGTACTTCAAAGATGGATTTGCAGTTGGTGCATTTCATGCAGTAGCAAAGGGGATAACTGTGGTTTTTGCAGCAGGAAATGAGGGTCCACACTCTTATACTGTTAAAAACCCAGCTCCATGGATCATTGATGTTGCAGCCACTACCATTGATAGGGCTTTCCCAACAAAAATCACACTTGGAAACAATCAAACTTTCTTG GGCCAATCCCAATCATCTCTAAAGCACAGAGGGTTCGTTGGTATGGTATATTCAGGAGATCTGGCTAAAGATGATAAAAATGCAGTTAATGCAAT ATTTTGCAATGAAGGAAGTCTCAATAAGACATTAGTGAAGGGAAAG ACGGTTAAGAAAGCAGGAGGAGTCGGCCTTATATACACACAACCTCACAATGAGCTCATCTATCCATGCGATGACATCCCTTGTATTAAAGTTGATTATGAAATAGGTACAAGGATAGTTTCCTACATCAGAAGGACAAG GGACAAGTCTGCAGTTGTGAAACTCAGTCTGCCAAAGTCTCTAGTTGGAAAATGGGTATCTCCACGAGTGGCCTCTTTCTCATCTAGAGGACGAAGTTCTTTGTCACCTGCTGTGTTAAAG CCTGATATAGCAGCACCTGGAGTGAACATCTTAGCTGCATATCCACATGGATATGCATTTATGTCTGGAACTTCAATGGCTTGCCCTCATGTGTCTGGAGTGGCTGCCCTCATCAAGTCTTTGCACAAAGATTGGTCACCTGCTGCCATAAGATCAGCAATTGTGACTACTG CCTCAACAATTGGCACAAATGGACAGCCAACAATGGCACAGGGAGATACTCGCAAACGAGCTGACCCTTTCGACATGGGTGGAGGGAGTATCAATCTCAAGAAAGTGGCAGATCCAGGGCTCATTTATGATATTAAAATAGAGAACTACATTCAATTCCTCTGTTCCATGGGCTACACCAATAAAGAGATTACTATCTTAGATGGAAGAGAAGTACCTTGTTTGAAAAATAAGTATTCTCAGTTAGATCTAAATCTCCCCTCTATCTCCATCCCAAACCTTAGAAATACCGTAACAGTCACCAGGACTGTGACAAATGTGGAGTCTATTAATTCATTCTATAGAGCTTTGGTAGAATCTCCTCATGGTGTGAAAGTGAAAGTTGAGCCACAAACACTATCCTTCAATTCATCCATCACCAAGCTTTCATTCAAAGTGACATTTAGTTCTACTCAGAAGTTGCTTGGGGATTAG